The following proteins come from a genomic window of Flavobacterium crocinum:
- a CDS encoding RagB/SusD family nutrient uptake outer membrane protein, with protein sequence MKNYKNRYITVMLLALAALSTSCNKDFLDEELTTAYSKDYYKTEAGIQALAIGTNYQVLAAEFVGEVPLAVSQSGTDEFHAGGDPSNWIWNSYSSGFKAFVTVNNANTVAANTNWDNLYIGIGNANQLIEAATDIVSSNDAIKKTALGEGYFLRAFNYLKLVNQYGAVPLVLKTSTTVQLEFTRATPQEVLTQVIADFTQAYNLLSNAGAPAKITKDAAAHYLAKAYLFRASEINDAWNSATKTADLQQVVTLSDEVISHHPLAPNFDNLWNYTIADGANEKLGELILSAQFNNSTLTTGGNQQHLYFLSTYDQLPQMRRNLAGGRPFSRLAPTYFVYDVFDHVNDSRFWKSFQTKSIVNNASGAIYKNGDLGIMYVVNNASDTRFAKTKNTDAIIYPKTGKTIPSVYVAYAADKIGLMADVRFPSLSKYMDGNRIDLSNIKGSRDIILARSAETYLMAAEAKIRLAKAGGASFADALPYINAVRTRAAYKTGENRAAYVDGSAAWTTTGQAGIPISYIPENSYYESNNIAVTTNATSLTISSIAALPAEDMAVITKLGYGSDYDRMLCLVLNERTRELCGEFHRWQDLSRTKTLIARAKAYNIEASPNIQEYHNLRPIPQTFLDGVYAGGRPLSAAEKEAMQNPGY encoded by the coding sequence ATGAAAAATTATAAAAATAGATATATTACTGTGATGCTGCTTGCTCTTGCTGCTTTAAGCACTTCATGTAACAAAGATTTTCTTGACGAAGAACTGACTACTGCATATAGTAAAGATTATTATAAAACCGAAGCGGGAATCCAGGCTTTAGCGATAGGAACAAATTATCAGGTTTTGGCTGCCGAATTTGTGGGCGAAGTGCCTCTTGCCGTTTCACAATCGGGAACAGATGAGTTTCATGCCGGAGGAGATCCTTCAAACTGGATTTGGAATTCATACTCATCAGGTTTTAAAGCTTTTGTGACAGTTAATAATGCCAATACAGTTGCAGCAAATACTAATTGGGATAATTTGTATATTGGAATTGGAAATGCTAATCAGTTAATCGAAGCCGCTACTGATATTGTGTCAAGTAATGATGCTATCAAGAAAACAGCCTTGGGAGAAGGCTACTTTTTAAGAGCTTTTAATTATTTAAAATTAGTAAACCAGTATGGAGCAGTTCCTTTAGTTCTTAAAACAAGTACTACGGTTCAGTTAGAATTTACAAGAGCAACACCGCAGGAAGTTTTAACTCAGGTAATTGCCGATTTTACACAAGCCTATAATTTACTTTCAAATGCCGGAGCTCCTGCAAAAATTACGAAAGATGCTGCGGCGCATTATTTAGCAAAAGCTTATTTGTTTCGTGCAAGTGAAATTAATGATGCTTGGAACTCTGCCACTAAAACAGCCGATTTACAACAAGTAGTTACTTTGTCAGATGAGGTTATTTCTCATCATCCGCTGGCACCAAATTTTGATAATTTATGGAATTATACCATTGCAGATGGAGCAAATGAGAAGCTTGGAGAATTAATACTATCGGCACAGTTTAATAACAGCACTCTGACTACAGGCGGTAATCAGCAGCATTTGTATTTTCTTTCTACTTACGATCAGTTGCCGCAGATGAGACGTAATTTAGCAGGAGGAAGGCCGTTTAGCCGTCTGGCACCTACTTATTTTGTATATGATGTTTTTGATCATGTAAACGATTCCCGTTTTTGGAAAAGCTTCCAAACTAAAAGTATTGTAAATAATGCCTCTGGAGCTATTTATAAAAATGGAGATTTAGGAATTATGTATGTGGTAAACAATGCTTCTGATACCCGCTTTGCTAAAACTAAAAATACTGATGCTATCATATATCCTAAAACAGGAAAAACAATTCCGAGCGTTTATGTAGCTTATGCAGCAGATAAGATCGGCTTAATGGCCGATGTGAGATTTCCTTCTTTAAGTAAATATATGGATGGAAACAGAATCGATTTAAGTAATATAAAGGGATCACGTGATATAATATTGGCACGTTCTGCAGAAACGTATCTTATGGCTGCCGAAGCAAAAATTCGTTTAGCAAAAGCAGGAGGAGCTTCATTTGCAGATGCTTTGCCTTATATTAACGCTGTTCGTACCCGCGCGGCTTATAAAACGGGCGAGAATCGTGCTGCGTATGTAGATGGATCTGCAGCGTGGACGACGACAGGACAGGCAGGAATTCCAATTTCTTATATTCCTGAAAATTCATATTATGAATCTAATAATATCGCCGTTACAACAAATGCAACCAGTTTGACGATTTCAAGTATTGCTGCACTGCCAGCTGAAGATATGGCGGTGATTACAAAATTAGGTTACGGATCAGATTACGACAGAATGCTGTGTTTAGTGTTAAATGAAAGAACCAGAGAACTTTGCGGCGAGTTTCACCGCTGGCAGGATCTTAGTAGGACTAAAACTTTGATAGCTAGAGCTAAAGCTTATAATATCGAAGCATCTCCAAATATTCAGGAGTATCATAATCTGCGTCCGATTCCACAGACCTTTTTGGATGGTGTTTATGCAGGTGGCAGGCCTTTAAGTGCTGCAGAAAAAGAAGCAATGCAGAATCCGGGGTATTAA
- a CDS encoding RagB/SusD family nutrient uptake outer membrane protein yields MNNLKNIGIGLLLMTGVFFASCSEDFLDEEQTNAYSTAYFDTPEGLQALTVSLYGNIRWHFGFEWSYGNTLYGTDEFTNANDLTNEMWNTYDNRFGPVGASTSTGAANGNATNPNALWDEMYYGIASCNTIIAKAETVISDLKIRNRCLAHAYFLRGYNYYRLVAQYGGVVLQTKPIEGVVRNYERATEEKCWEQVISDFRNAYTLFEGEVFTYGKGITWTKATAAHFLAKALLFRSSERNDAWNAAYKDTDLKEAIDACSYAITARGPLTPNYSDLYANWTGIDCPNEQLSEILMAAGHNADAATVGRFGNRTYSYFAPQFSSFSGGWVRRGVWIGSMDFQRCRPTEYTYGIFDHVNDARMWKTFRTVYGANTVVAPNPSGVKVGDPGIVMILNTKNDNTYNNAKFGCSVQAPTWTDVNGRLPEWNTGARQTATSGTLAVKKGQFVPNSSVLYQNGVYVAPTFKNQPICNFFAGINKTECGSRTAERGDSHRDVIMARLAETYLVRAECYARLGQYGNAMQDINVVRVRAQWKAGENRSYYNDGSQAFKVNPLNTGTSATAFTASNLDMNTYYLSNPTLAVTTAASDLRLTSFPNNLPAEDEAVMVKVGASTDKERAINFILNESTRELLGEWQRWETLSRTGMLIKRAKAFNAEAAPNITVNKHELRPIPQSFIDGLLNDDGSNLSSAQKAAWQNPGY; encoded by the coding sequence ATGAATAATTTAAAAAATATAGGAATCGGTCTTTTATTAATGACAGGGGTGTTTTTTGCTTCGTGTTCAGAAGACTTTCTAGACGAAGAACAAACAAATGCTTATTCAACAGCTTATTTTGATACACCCGAAGGTCTTCAAGCATTGACAGTGTCACTTTATGGTAATATCCGCTGGCATTTTGGTTTTGAATGGTCTTATGGAAATACATTGTATGGTACAGACGAGTTTACCAATGCAAATGATCTTACCAACGAAATGTGGAATACGTATGACAATAGATTTGGACCAGTAGGGGCATCAACTTCTACAGGAGCAGCTAATGGGAATGCGACGAATCCAAATGCACTTTGGGATGAAATGTACTATGGTATTGCATCTTGTAATACAATCATTGCTAAAGCAGAAACCGTAATCTCAGATTTAAAAATCAGAAATCGCTGCTTAGCGCATGCTTATTTTTTAAGAGGATATAACTATTACAGACTTGTTGCGCAATACGGAGGTGTTGTGTTGCAGACAAAACCTATTGAAGGAGTTGTTCGAAACTATGAGCGTGCTACAGAGGAAAAATGCTGGGAACAGGTAATATCTGATTTCCGTAATGCTTACACTCTTTTTGAAGGTGAAGTTTTTACTTATGGAAAAGGGATTACATGGACAAAAGCAACTGCTGCGCATTTCTTAGCAAAAGCATTATTGTTCCGTTCATCTGAGCGTAATGACGCCTGGAATGCTGCTTATAAAGATACTGATCTAAAAGAAGCAATAGATGCTTGTTCGTATGCCATTACAGCACGTGGACCATTGACGCCTAATTATAGTGACTTATATGCCAACTGGACTGGAATTGACTGTCCGAATGAGCAATTAAGTGAAATCTTGATGGCTGCAGGTCATAATGCAGATGCGGCTACAGTTGGTCGTTTTGGAAACCGTACTTACAGTTATTTTGCCCCTCAGTTTTCAAGTTTTTCTGGAGGATGGGTACGACGTGGTGTTTGGATAGGAAGCATGGATTTTCAGCGTTGCCGTCCAACTGAATATACTTATGGAATTTTTGATCACGTAAATGATGCACGTATGTGGAAAACATTCAGAACTGTTTATGGTGCTAATACTGTAGTTGCTCCTAATCCATCAGGGGTCAAAGTTGGAGATCCAGGTATTGTAATGATCTTGAATACTAAAAATGACAATACCTATAACAATGCTAAATTTGGCTGTAGCGTACAGGCACCAACTTGGACAGACGTCAATGGTCGTCTTCCAGAGTGGAATACTGGAGCGAGACAAACTGCAACTTCGGGAACTTTGGCAGTTAAAAAAGGACAATTTGTACCTAACTCTTCGGTATTATATCAAAATGGAGTTTATGTAGCACCTACATTTAAAAACCAGCCAATTTGTAACTTCTTTGCAGGTATTAATAAAACAGAGTGCGGATCTCGTACAGCTGAAAGAGGTGATTCACATCGTGATGTAATTATGGCACGTCTTGCAGAAACTTATTTAGTGCGTGCTGAATGTTATGCTCGTCTTGGTCAGTATGGAAATGCAATGCAGGATATCAACGTAGTAAGAGTTAGAGCACAATGGAAAGCGGGTGAAAACAGATCTTATTATAATGATGGTTCTCAGGCGTTCAAAGTAAATCCTTTAAATACCGGAACTTCAGCTACAGCCTTTACAGCATCAAATTTAGATATGAATACTTACTATTTGTCTAATCCAACACTTGCGGTTACAACGGCTGCGTCTGATTTAAGATTAACTTCTTTCCCTAATAATTTACCTGCGGAAGATGAAGCGGTTATGGTTAAAGTTGGAGCTTCAACAGATAAAGAACGTGCTATAAACTTTATTCTTAATGAGTCAACTCGTGAGCTTTTAGGAGAATGGCAACGTTGGGAAACTCTTTCTCGTACAGGAATGCTTATTAAACGTGCTAAAGCATTTAATGCTGAGGCTGCACCAAATATTACAGTTAATAAACATGAATTGCGTCCAATTCCTCAATCTTTTATTGATGGATTGTTAAATGATGATGGTTCAAATTTGTCTAGTGCGCAAAAAGCAGCATGGCAGAATCCAGGATATTAG
- a CDS encoding SusC/RagA family TonB-linked outer membrane protein, with protein sequence MKNKLNVLLIGMLVLFHTSIYAQSKVVKGTVKDAAGLPIPGVNVLIKGSQSGVSTDLDGSYSINAASGDVLIYSFIGFKKQEIPVGQAAVYNVVLKEDDNSLEEVVVVGYGVKKKKDLTGSIVSVNAEEIASRPVVNAVQAMQGKAAGVDVSSNERPGTVGSITIRGARSISASNAPLYVVDGIPLNSRLVTDSSTGKISVDANSGGIDFLNPTDIETIDVLKDASATAIYGSRGANGVIIVTTKKGKNGRFTLNYDTSLMTETIHENAPMMSAAEYIEFRRWGRYYSNPSAFPKGDAPTIENDRLIFLASADPSAWANVEKGWRDANGNLTTTWDGSKVATTDWSKFVTRTGNTQQHTIAVSGGTEKMKGYGSFGYLNNTGTLFGQSYVRYSGTANVDITPTKWFSMGVSLNTSYGINEYGQSNVGRTAVTSSTGIYATARTNLPYAVPYDSNGNRIDNPGGDSTIRTPVDEYKLSQDQRVTLRAFGSLYAQFDLGAISSKLDGLKYRMNFGPDLTSYRDGVYLDGKSAIRSGTSFASLANEKTISYTLDNLLLYNKTFGNHNIGGTLLMSQTEYHNENSSMSANDIKNPANKWNALNPANVTLAGYSSGLTDTGLLSYMGRVSYGYADKYLLTASGRYDGASQLAADNRWAFFPSASAAWVINREKFLENVSWLNQLKLRVGYGVTGNAAVPAYATQPPLIGIVYPTGSGVTNNTSLGNVDLGWEKTAQFNYGIDFSMFSNRISGALDYFTSKTTDLLLKSSVPTTTGVKDTYRNVGETEGEGVELTLNTINVALKDFEWTTNISASYQQNKIVSLQNGKFDDINNNLFIGNSQNVIYGFESNGIWRPEDADEMAKFNAAAGSNIFSFGNARPVDQNGDYKIDANNDRVIIGSKDPKYIVGMTNTFTYKNLDFSIFVYGRMGYLYDTLGENEGAKGSQRKIDYYTDNNTDAEYQKPIYSAGTGDPYYPVLGYRNGSFLKIRNISLGYRFDKEFVEKLGLAKLRLYCQANNLGMIFTKVKWTDLDTQTTASNRGMTLGLNVEF encoded by the coding sequence ATGAAAAACAAATTGAATGTGCTGCTAATAGGCATGCTTGTATTATTTCATACAAGCATTTATGCGCAGAGCAAAGTAGTGAAAGGTACTGTAAAAGACGCCGCCGGATTACCAATTCCCGGAGTCAATGTACTCATTAAAGGAAGTCAGAGTGGGGTAAGCACCGATCTGGATGGAAGTTACTCCATTAATGCCGCTTCGGGTGACGTTCTTATTTACAGTTTTATCGGTTTTAAGAAACAGGAAATCCCTGTTGGACAGGCAGCTGTTTACAATGTTGTACTTAAAGAGGATGACAATTCTCTGGAGGAGGTAGTCGTAGTAGGTTACGGTGTTAAAAAGAAAAAAGATCTTACAGGATCAATTGTAAGTGTAAATGCAGAAGAAATTGCATCGCGACCAGTTGTAAATGCAGTTCAGGCCATGCAGGGAAAAGCGGCAGGTGTTGATGTTTCATCCAATGAACGTCCCGGAACTGTCGGTAGTATTACAATTCGCGGAGCTCGTTCTATTTCTGCTTCAAATGCACCTCTTTATGTAGTAGATGGTATTCCTTTAAACTCAAGACTGGTTACAGATTCCTCAACAGGTAAAATTAGTGTCGATGCCAATTCTGGAGGTATAGATTTCTTAAATCCTACAGATATTGAAACTATTGATGTTTTAAAAGATGCCTCAGCAACGGCTATCTATGGTTCTCGTGGTGCAAATGGAGTTATTATCGTAACCACTAAAAAAGGTAAAAACGGAAGATTTACTTTGAATTACGATACTTCATTAATGACGGAAACAATTCATGAAAACGCTCCAATGATGTCTGCAGCTGAGTATATTGAATTTCGTCGTTGGGGTAGATATTATTCTAATCCTTCTGCCTTCCCAAAAGGAGATGCTCCAACTATTGAAAATGACCGATTGATTTTCCTGGCTTCTGCAGATCCTTCCGCGTGGGCAAATGTCGAAAAAGGATGGAGAGATGCCAATGGGAATCTTACAACAACATGGGACGGTTCTAAAGTTGCTACAACAGACTGGAGCAAATTCGTAACCCGAACAGGAAATACGCAGCAACATACTATTGCAGTGAGTGGTGGAACTGAAAAAATGAAAGGTTACGGTTCATTTGGATATCTAAATAATACTGGAACACTGTTTGGACAAAGCTATGTACGATACAGTGGTACAGCAAATGTAGATATTACTCCAACGAAATGGTTTTCCATGGGAGTAAGTCTGAATACCAGTTATGGTATAAACGAATACGGACAGTCTAATGTAGGAAGAACTGCTGTTACAAGTTCGACGGGAATTTATGCTACAGCCCGAACAAATCTTCCTTATGCGGTTCCTTATGATAGTAATGGAAACCGAATTGACAATCCTGGAGGAGATTCCACTATTCGAACTCCTGTTGATGAATATAAATTGTCTCAGGACCAGCGTGTAACACTTCGTGCTTTTGGTAGTTTATATGCGCAGTTTGACTTAGGAGCAATTTCTTCTAAACTAGACGGATTAAAATACCGAATGAATTTTGGTCCGGATCTTACTTCTTACCGCGACGGTGTTTATTTAGATGGTAAATCGGCTATTCGTTCGGGAACAAGTTTTGCTTCGCTTGCAAATGAAAAAACGATCTCTTATACACTGGATAATTTGCTTCTTTATAATAAAACTTTCGGAAATCATAATATTGGAGGAACGTTGTTAATGAGCCAGACAGAATATCATAATGAAAATAGCTCAATGTCTGCTAATGATATTAAAAATCCGGCAAACAAATGGAATGCTTTGAATCCTGCAAACGTTACACTTGCCGGATATTCTTCAGGATTAACAGATACCGGATTATTGTCTTATATGGGAAGGGTAAGTTATGGATATGCAGATAAATATTTGCTTACCGCGTCCGGGCGTTATGATGGAGCATCACAATTGGCAGCAGACAACAGATGGGCCTTTTTTCCTAGTGCATCTGCGGCTTGGGTAATTAATAGAGAAAAATTTCTTGAAAATGTAAGCTGGCTTAACCAATTAAAGCTTAGAGTGGGGTATGGAGTTACTGGTAACGCCGCTGTTCCTGCATATGCAACACAACCACCTTTAATTGGTATTGTGTATCCAACTGGATCTGGTGTAACCAATAATACTTCCTTAGGAAATGTTGATTTAGGCTGGGAAAAAACTGCACAGTTCAACTACGGTATAGATTTCTCCATGTTTAGTAACAGAATTTCCGGAGCTTTGGATTATTTCACAAGCAAAACAACTGATTTATTACTAAAAAGCAGTGTGCCAACAACTACTGGGGTTAAAGATACGTATCGAAATGTTGGAGAGACTGAAGGAGAAGGTGTTGAGCTTACTTTAAATACGATAAACGTTGCGCTTAAAGATTTTGAATGGACAACTAATATCAGTGCTTCTTATCAGCAAAACAAAATCGTATCGCTTCAAAATGGAAAATTTGATGATATCAACAACAACTTGTTTATTGGAAATTCTCAAAATGTAATTTATGGTTTTGAATCAAATGGAATATGGAGACCCGAGGATGCCGATGAAATGGCAAAATTTAATGCCGCTGCAGGTTCAAATATTTTCTCTTTTGGTAATGCGCGACCAGTAGATCAGAATGGTGATTATAAAATTGATGCGAATAACGACCGTGTAATTATTGGTTCCAAAGATCCAAAATACATTGTAGGTATGACAAATACTTTTACTTATAAAAATTTAGACTTTTCAATTTTTGTTTATGGTCGTATGGGATATTTATATGACACTTTGGGAGAAAATGAAGGTGCAAAAGGAAGCCAGAGAAAAATTGATTATTATACAGATAATAATACAGATGCAGAATATCAGAAACCAATTTATTCTGCAGGAACCGGAGATCCTTATTATCCTGTTCTGGGATATAGAAATGGATCATTTTTGAAAATAAGAAACATTTCTCTTGGGTATCGTTTTGATAAAGAATTTGTAGAAAAATTAGGTCTTGCAAAGCTAAGATTATACTGCCAGGCTAATAATTTAGGGATGATTTTTACTAAAGTGAAGTGGACTGATTTGGATACGCAGACAACAGCTTCAAACCGTGGGATGACTTTAGGACTGAATGTCGAATTTTAA